A section of the Citrus sinensis cultivar Valencia sweet orange chromosome 8, DVS_A1.0, whole genome shotgun sequence genome encodes:
- the LOC102629616 gene encoding chalcone synthase-like, producing the protein MTTVKSNQRPAATILAVGTATPPNCFYQADYPDFYFRATNSEHKTELKEKFKRICERQPINKRYFHLTEEILKENPNMCCYNAPSLDARQAMLIDEVPKLGKEAALKAIKEWGQSVSKITHLIFSAFYGVDMPGADVRLVKLLGLKPSVNRLMIYNQGCYMGGTVIRLAKDIAENNPGARVLVVCSDIRVLDFHEPSETHLDVLVVQAVFGDGAGAAIIGAGPDISNHERTLFQVLSCTQTTIPDTENYITGQLKEMGIYGHLSLDVPVAIGKYIGKCLSNAMSPIGISDWNSLFYVLHPGGDGLIDQVEKNLGLGKDKLWASRYVLREYGNVGAASVFFILDEVRKKSFEERKATTGEGLDCGVLFGCGPGLTVETVVLQSFPIDSTNW; encoded by the exons ATGACGACAGTGAAAAGCAATCAAAGACCAGCAGCAACGATACTGGCCGTTGGCACAGCTACTCCTCCAAACTGTTTCTACCAAGCTGATTACCCTGATTTCTACTTTCGTGCCACCAACAGTGAGCACAAGACCGAGTTGAAAGAGAAATTCAAGCGCATAT GCGAGAGGCAACCAATTAACAAACGCTATTTTCATCTTACTGAAGAGATCctaaaagaaaatcctaatatgTGTTGCTATAATGCCCCGTCTTTGGATGCTCGTCAAGCAATGCTGATTGATGAAGTACCAAAACTTGGTAAGGAAGCCGCCTTGAAGGCCATCAAAGAGTGGGGACAGTCCGTGTCAAAGATCACTCACCTTATATTCAGTGCCTTTTATGGCGTTGACATGCCTGGTGCGGACGTCCGTCTGGTGAAGCTTCTCGGCCTCAAACCGTCCGTTAACAGACTCATGATTTATAACCAAGGCTGTTACATGGGCGGGACAGTCATCCGCCTTGCCAAAGATATTGCAGAGAACAATCCCGGTGCTCGAGTTCTTGTAGTATGTTCTGATATCAGGGTTTTGGACTTTCATGAACCGTCCGAAACCCACTTGGACGTCTTGGTTGTGCAAGCTGTTTTCGGTGATGGAGCTGGGGCTGCAATTATTGGTGCAGGTCCTGATATCTCCAATCACGAACGTACACTGTTTCAAGTTTTGTCTTGCACACAGACGACTATCCCTGACACTGAAAATTATATCACCGGCCAATTGAAAGAAATGGGCATATATGGTCATTTATCATTGGACGTGCCTGTGGCAATTGGGAAGTATATAGGCAAGTGTTTGTCGAATGCAATGAGTCCAATTGGAATTAGTGACTGGAACTCATTGTTTTACGTACTCCACCCTGGTGGTGATGGCCTCATAGACCAAGTAGAGAAAAATCTCGGACTGGGAAAGGATAAACTTTGGGCAAGTCGATATGTGTTAAGGGAGTACGGAAATGTTGGGGCGGCATCAgtgttttttattcttgatGAGGTGAGGAAGAAGAGTTTTGAAGAAAGGAAGGCCACCACGGGTGAGGGATTGGACTGCGGTGTGTTATTCGGATGTGGACCGGGTTTGACGGTGGAAACCGTTGTGTTGCAGAGCTTCCCTATTGATTCCACCAACTGGTGA